In Leishmania mexicana MHOM/GT/2001/U1103 complete genome, chromosome 20, one genomic interval encodes:
- a CDS encoding putative actin-like protein — MTGISASIQSVVVDVGTRNTRVGFSGEEAPRTMLRSCVGLPGTRRPRPTLLQHPFDIAIGDAAYNDSGLLSLTYPVREGHVYDYNALEKLLFYALVKEARVTPDTSPFLFLEPADQSRLDRERLCELLFESFNIPLAGLLTNTAATLYSSGRTRGLAIDSGAGRTCVAAVDEGYTLAHSVRSSSIAGEALTDELFAALRAAGYPLSTPADRDVVEAAKEALCRVSADAKDEEVRQVGTHSHPDPADGFILPDQERIFLLEHAYKVPEALFDNTYLTYTTAMSAGRPTTPTGYSQSNPIVTKALRGWVDMLRDAAAAAPRFLEQTLYENVVLGGGSTLFPGTEQRVQREIADIAPKGVRATCVAFPERGTAAWMGASIWGCSSVFPDTCLSKATYDDQGSSVVHLYTQ, encoded by the coding sequence ATGACCGGTATCTCCGCTAGCATACAgagcgtggtggtggacgtTGGCACTCGCAACACTCGTGTAGGCTTCAGCGGTGAGGAGGCACCCCGTACAATGCTCCGCAGCTGCGTAGGGCTTCCTGgcacgaggcggccgcgcccaacgctcctccagcacccaTTCGACATTGCAATTGGCGATGCAGCCTACAACGACAGCGGCCTTCTGTCGCTCACGTACCCCGTGAGAGAGGGCCACGTGTATGACTACAACGCACTCGAGAAGCTTCTGTTCTATGCACTCGTGAAGGAGGCCCGCGTCACGCCAGACACATCACCGTTTCTCTTTCTTGAGCCCGCTGATCAGTCGCGACTCGACCGAGAGCGCCTCTGCGAGCTGCTGTTCGAGTCTTTTAACATTCCTCTCGCAGGGCTGCTGACGAACACGGCGGCTACACTCTACTCGAGTGGGCGCACGAGAGGGTTGGCGATTGACAGTGGCGCCGGCCGCACCTGCGTTGCAGCAGTAGATGAGGGGTACACCTTAGCACACTCGGTGCGGTCGTCCTCTATTGCGGGCGAGGCGCTGACCGATGAGCTCTTTGCTGCGCTGCGAGCAGCTGGGTACCCGCTCTCCACCCCCGCCGACCGCGATGTTGTGGAAGCCGCGAAGGAAGCGCTGTGCCGCGTGTCCGCCGATGcgaaggacgaggaggtcaGGCAGGTCGGCACGCATTCCCATCCCGACCCCGCCGACGGGTTCATCCTCCCCGATCAGGAGCGCATTTTTCTACTCGAGCACGCCTACAAGGTTCCTGAGGCGCTGTTCGACAACACGTACCTCACCTACACCACCGCCATGTCGGCAGGGCGACCCACCACCCCTACGGGGTACTCGCAGAGCAACCCCATTGTGACAAAGGCGTTACGTGGTTGGGTAGATATGCTAcgtgatgccgccgccgccgccccgcgGTTCCTTGAGCAGACACTTTATGAGAACGTCgtgcttggcggcggcagtacGCTTTTCCCTGGCACTgagcagcgcgtgcagcgaGAGATTGCCGATATCGCTCCTAAAGGGGTACGGGCCACCTGCGTGGCGTTCCCAGAGCGTgggacggcggcgtggaTGGGGGCGTCCATCTGGggttgcagcagcgtcttccCTGACACGTGCCTTTCCAAGGCCACGTACGACGACCAGGGCAGCAGTGTCGTGCATCTTTACACACAGTAG